A genomic window from Algoriphagus sp. Y33 includes:
- a CDS encoding multicopper oxidase domain-containing protein, protein MKKIILLSTALVILFIISTHAQTDTTVYNLTISEKTLNITGKDRKALAIDGQIPGSTLRFKEGDYAVIYVKNELDEETSVHWHGLILPNFYDGVPYLTTPPIEPGHTQKYEFPLVHNGTYWYHSHTGLQEQLGVYGSIVIEPKEPKFEYDKDLVLVFSDWTDENPMHVLKNLKRRNEWYSIKRNTVTPLGKVIARGGLGAQLNFWKQRMPGADIADVYYGAFLTNGTQVKEYPEFKAGEKVRVRMINASASTYYWITFGGGDPTLISADGIDVVPVKKEKLLFAIAETYDYLITIPESGKLEIRASSMDGAGQTSAYLGKGELLKAPDVPRPDYVGIMKAMSKMDMKMGAPAMISNPKKNDGLEKMKKYGMQMKGDMNSMKMPEGTKKDDMEGMDMPSMNKMDSTQKGMTGMDHGGMKMSQGKDESVLVGAGMGPDKTYDFLKSAEPTNYATDKPVREIKFTLNGNMWRYIWSMNGKPLAEADNIKISKGEVVRITMTNLTMMNHPMHLHGHFFRVINTNGEYSPLKHTLNVAPMQSITIEFDANEYGDWFFHCHILYHLEAGMARVFSYGTPRDPKLQRYPLSTLIKETNKYYSWGTAYGASHMSSLELVSSNVRNQWNLGAEIGWNQNFEADFSYERYLSDYFRVYGGVNVENETPESLDQFKSVAQVGIRYLLPYFINADLSIDNQLRPQVRFTAEYLIFRRVAVFGRYEYRSDFGAVNTLEAGKSYAFEQVWNAGIDYVVSRNFSLTGTYDNRFGGGGGLTWRF, encoded by the coding sequence ATGAAAAAAATCATACTACTAAGTACCGCATTGGTTATTTTATTTATTATATCAACCCATGCACAAACGGATACCACAGTATACAATCTCACAATAAGTGAAAAGACCCTGAATATTACGGGGAAAGACCGCAAGGCCTTGGCCATTGATGGTCAGATACCGGGCTCCACACTTCGCTTTAAAGAGGGTGATTATGCTGTCATTTATGTTAAGAATGAGCTAGATGAAGAAACTTCTGTACACTGGCACGGTCTCATATTGCCCAACTTCTACGATGGAGTGCCTTATTTGACAACACCTCCGATAGAACCTGGCCATACACAAAAGTATGAGTTTCCTCTGGTGCACAATGGAACCTATTGGTACCATTCGCATACAGGGCTTCAGGAGCAACTCGGTGTTTATGGCTCCATTGTCATAGAGCCAAAAGAACCAAAATTTGAATACGACAAAGATTTGGTACTGGTTTTCTCAGACTGGACGGATGAAAATCCGATGCATGTATTAAAAAACCTTAAGCGTAGAAATGAGTGGTACTCGATCAAGCGGAATACAGTAACCCCACTTGGAAAAGTCATAGCCAGAGGCGGTTTGGGAGCCCAGCTAAACTTTTGGAAACAACGAATGCCCGGAGCAGATATCGCAGACGTTTACTACGGAGCATTTTTGACCAATGGCACACAGGTAAAAGAGTATCCTGAATTTAAGGCCGGAGAAAAGGTAAGGGTCAGAATGATAAACGCTTCAGCATCCACGTATTATTGGATAACATTTGGGGGTGGCGATCCAACTCTGATATCTGCTGATGGAATTGATGTGGTGCCTGTCAAAAAAGAGAAGTTGCTTTTTGCAATCGCTGAGACTTATGACTACCTGATAACCATTCCGGAAAGTGGCAAACTGGAAATTCGTGCTTCTTCAATGGACGGAGCAGGACAGACTTCAGCCTATCTGGGCAAAGGCGAATTGCTTAAAGCTCCGGATGTGCCAAGACCTGACTATGTCGGCATCATGAAAGCCATGTCAAAAATGGACATGAAAATGGGTGCGCCAGCCATGATTTCTAACCCTAAAAAGAATGATGGGTTGGAGAAAATGAAGAAGTATGGCATGCAAATGAAAGGTGATATGAATTCCATGAAAATGCCCGAGGGCACTAAAAAGGATGATATGGAGGGAATGGATATGCCATCTATGAACAAAATGGATAGTACTCAAAAAGGAATGACAGGCATGGATCATGGAGGCATGAAAATGAGCCAGGGGAAAGATGAATCCGTTTTAGTGGGCGCGGGTATGGGGCCGGATAAAACTTACGATTTTCTAAAGTCGGCAGAACCTACGAACTACGCTACCGACAAGCCTGTCCGTGAAATCAAATTCACTCTAAATGGAAACATGTGGCGTTATATATGGAGTATGAATGGTAAACCCCTCGCAGAAGCCGACAACATCAAGATCAGTAAAGGAGAGGTAGTACGCATTACAATGACGAACCTGACCATGATGAACCATCCAATGCACCTGCACGGACATTTCTTCCGGGTGATTAACACAAATGGCGAATACTCACCCCTCAAACACACGTTGAATGTTGCGCCAATGCAAAGTATTACCATCGAATTTGATGCCAATGAATATGGGGATTGGTTTTTTCACTGCCACATACTGTATCACCTTGAAGCTGGAATGGCCCGGGTTTTTAGTTACGGAACACCCAGAGATCCAAAACTTCAGCGCTATCCTCTTTCTACCCTTATAAAGGAAACCAATAAATATTATTCCTGGGGAACGGCTTATGGCGCCAGTCATATGTCATCTTTAGAGTTGGTCTCCTCAAATGTCAGGAATCAATGGAACCTCGGTGCAGAAATTGGATGGAATCAAAACTTTGAAGCAGACTTTTCTTACGAAAGATATTTAAGCGATTATTTCAGGGTGTATGGTGGTGTAAATGTGGAAAACGAAACCCCGGAAAGCTTAGATCAATTCAAGTCTGTTGCACAGGTCGGTATTCGATACTTGTTACCCTATTTTATCAATGCAGATCTAAGCATAGACAATCAGTTGCGACCTCAAGTGCGGTTTACTGCAGAGTATTTAATATTTAGAAGAGTAGCAGTATTTGGACGTTATGAATACCGTTCGGACTTTGGAGCGGTGAATACCCTGGAAGCAGGTAAATCCTATGCTTTTGAGCAAGTATGGAACGCAGGTATAGACTATGTAGTCTCCCGAAACTTCTCGCTCACTGGTACTTACGATAACCGCTTTGGCGGTGGGGGTGGATTGACCTGGAGGTTTTAG
- a CDS encoding PepSY domain-containing protein — protein MKRNRNYYIRKIHRYLGIFIGIQFIGWTVSGLYFSWTDIDEIHGDQFHHEHVTTHSPRNLISPAQLDSTIGISSLELRYINHQPHYWVNDSLLYNALTGQIKKGITETEAAEIAQNHLVKNLEILKTEWITETDNHHEYRGRPLPAWAVHFEHPENLTAYVDARNGNFERVRHSRWRWFDFLWMFHTMDYAGRDNFNNWLLRAFSVFGLFTVLSGFTLYAVSSKTFLKTTSKLKKNK, from the coding sequence ATGAAACGAAACAGAAACTACTACATCCGAAAAATACACCGGTATCTGGGGATTTTTATAGGCATTCAGTTTATTGGGTGGACGGTCAGCGGCCTCTATTTCAGTTGGACGGATATTGACGAAATCCATGGAGACCAGTTCCACCATGAGCATGTCACGACCCATTCACCCCGGAACCTGATCAGTCCGGCACAATTGGATTCAACGATTGGTATTTCATCCCTTGAGCTTCGCTACATCAATCACCAACCGCATTATTGGGTCAACGATAGTCTGCTTTACAATGCCCTGACCGGGCAAATCAAAAAGGGCATAACCGAAACGGAGGCGGCCGAAATCGCACAGAACCATCTCGTGAAAAACCTGGAAATCCTGAAAACAGAATGGATTACTGAAACCGACAACCATCATGAATACCGTGGCAGGCCGCTACCAGCCTGGGCTGTCCACTTTGAGCATCCCGAAAACCTTACGGCCTACGTAGATGCCCGTAACGGCAACTTCGAACGGGTACGCCACAGCCGTTGGCGTTGGTTCGATTTTCTTTGGATGTTCCACACCATGGATTATGCCGGGCGGGACAACTTTAACAATTGGCTGCTCAGGGCATTTTCAGTCTTTGGCCTATTTACAGTGCTATCAGGCTTTACACTTTACGCAGTATCCTCTAAAACTTTCTTAAAAACCACTTCAAAACTTAAAAAGAATAAATGA
- a CDS encoding APC family permease, whose translation MEESYKKGSLSLLGSIALGTGVMIGAGIFALLGQVAELSGTWFPYIFVLGAIISAFSAYSYIKVSNTYPSAGGIAMILKKAYGKSTITASASLLMALSMVINESLVARTFGSYTLQLFEVENKELWIPILGVALLVSAFLINISGNKLIGKSSQFMSFIKIIGILIFAIGALWAVGFSLEGLIPQAIKNTDYSATSYIGALALSILAYKGFTTITNSGGEITEPQKNVGLSIIISLLICTVVYFLVAFAVNSSLTISEIIQAKDYSLAEAARPAFGDFGLHFTVAIAIIATISGVIASIFAVSRMTAMLTDMELIPHSHLGMSGRIQKHMLVYVVFIAIILTIFFDLSRIASIGAIFYLVMDIIIHWGVYKYLRKEVKANGTIVLTAMVLDFIVLAAFLWIKASSDLLVLIVSASVMLLVFAGEKWFLSRADKSTQK comes from the coding sequence ATGGAAGAAAGTTATAAAAAAGGAAGTTTAAGTTTATTAGGATCAATTGCTTTAGGCACTGGTGTAATGATCGGTGCTGGAATCTTTGCATTATTGGGCCAGGTGGCTGAACTGTCAGGGACCTGGTTTCCTTACATTTTCGTTTTGGGAGCCATCATTTCAGCCTTCAGTGCTTACTCCTACATCAAAGTTTCTAATACTTATCCTTCGGCTGGGGGGATAGCCATGATTTTGAAAAAAGCTTATGGTAAATCAACCATAACAGCTTCTGCATCATTATTAATGGCACTATCCATGGTAATCAACGAAAGCCTGGTTGCCAGAACTTTTGGCTCTTATACCCTACAACTGTTCGAAGTTGAAAACAAGGAACTTTGGATTCCCATATTGGGTGTTGCTCTTTTGGTTAGCGCTTTTTTGATTAACATATCTGGCAACAAGCTGATAGGAAAGTCATCACAGTTCATGTCATTTATCAAAATTATCGGAATTCTGATTTTTGCCATAGGAGCTCTCTGGGCAGTGGGTTTTTCTCTGGAAGGGTTGATACCACAAGCCATCAAAAACACTGATTATTCAGCAACCAGTTATATTGGGGCTTTAGCACTTTCCATTTTGGCCTACAAAGGATTCACTACAATAACTAATAGTGGTGGCGAAATTACAGAACCTCAAAAAAATGTTGGCCTGTCTATTATTATTTCTTTGTTGATATGCACAGTGGTGTATTTTCTGGTTGCTTTCGCTGTAAACTCAAGCCTTACAATCTCTGAAATTATTCAAGCCAAAGATTACTCCCTTGCTGAAGCTGCCAGACCTGCTTTTGGAGATTTTGGTCTTCATTTTACCGTTGCTATTGCCATAATAGCTACTATTTCGGGAGTGATTGCCAGCATTTTTGCAGTCTCTCGTATGACGGCTATGCTTACAGATATGGAACTTATTCCACATAGTCATTTGGGCATGTCAGGCCGAATACAGAAGCATATGTTGGTGTATGTGGTGTTTATCGCTATCATCCTGACTATTTTCTTTGATCTGTCCAGAATTGCTTCCATAGGAGCCATTTTTTATTTGGTGATGGACATCATTATTCATTGGGGTGTATATAAGTATTTGAGGAAAGAGGTGAAAGCCAATGGAACAATTGTACTCACAGCGATGGTGTTGGATTTCATCGTATTGGCAGCTTTCTTATGGATCAAGGCATCATCTGACCTTTTGGTTCTTATTGTTTCTGCATCTGTGATGCTACTAGTTTTCGCAGGTGAAAAATGGTTCTTAAGTCGAGCAGATAAATCTACCCAAAAATGA
- a CDS encoding RteC domain-containing protein, whose translation MKEFAERLLDEMHRELSQLALNTTHELQRTEQSFQIAESAMQQLKAYMKDYEFQSVQEEILFFKEIKPQFQRELIYYCELMYIDANKPVGSKKCMIKYYHQVMEQIQAFFGRNHLLYTYYRMGRSDQDELLYVRETDCVPLIPDYSLDFDSSFTTINSSKLGKIMAFERVCEYLTQTIQALEYGVPVIPEQKSKHLWTESKAALIELAYALHSRGAVNNGKCDVKAIINSLEQLFNVEVGNFYRTFQSMRIRKKNRTSFLDNLKLSLEKRMDETDLEY comes from the coding sequence ATGAAAGAGTTTGCGGAAAGGTTACTAGATGAAATGCACAGGGAGTTAAGCCAGTTAGCGCTTAACACCACTCATGAGCTTCAAAGGACTGAACAGTCCTTCCAGATTGCCGAATCAGCGATGCAGCAATTGAAAGCTTACATGAAAGACTATGAATTTCAGAGCGTCCAGGAGGAAATCCTGTTCTTCAAGGAAATCAAACCACAGTTTCAGCGGGAATTGATTTACTACTGCGAGCTGATGTATATAGATGCCAACAAGCCGGTTGGCTCCAAAAAATGCATGATCAAATACTATCACCAGGTAATGGAGCAGATCCAGGCTTTCTTCGGAAGAAACCACTTGTTGTATACTTACTACCGCATGGGACGTTCGGACCAGGACGAACTTTTATATGTCCGGGAAACAGACTGTGTCCCTTTGATCCCGGATTATTCCCTGGATTTTGACAGCAGCTTCACTACTATCAACAGCAGTAAACTTGGTAAGATTATGGCCTTTGAACGGGTATGCGAATACCTAACCCAAACTATCCAGGCACTTGAATACGGAGTCCCTGTCATTCCAGAACAAAAATCTAAGCACCTTTGGACGGAATCCAAGGCCGCCCTGATTGAACTCGCCTATGCTTTACATTCCAGGGGAGCAGTAAATAATGGTAAATGTGACGTGAAAGCGATTATCAATTCACTGGAGCAGCTGTTCAATGTCGAAGTCGGGAATTTCTACCGTACCTTCCAGAGTATGCGTATCCGCAAAAAGAACAGGACCTCTTTTTTGGACAATCTGAAGTTAAGCCTGGAAAAACGTATGGATGAGACGGATTTGGAGTATTGA
- a CDS encoding RteC domain-containing protein: MEEYLLKYGELEDKLRMIDLEEDNILKKSEQSFQIALQAINQLRDDLKGDRLCSQTDEIYFFKEIKPKFVSKLIYHLSVFNIETNKPNGGIKVKRKYYQNELDKLKRYFDNNLEFYRYFRTHSNYLDHKYFVRGKQDIRLTLDSFFFETDPDFSTSHDFKVSNILANDLLNVYLEDELNKLSLRDLNNGKSQVEPKVKMTWTDSKVALIELMYALHARGVFNHGSADLKEISKCLEDTFGVDLGQYHRTFLEIRIRKTGRTKFLDSLHESLIRRMDEADEK; encoded by the coding sequence TTGGAGGAGTATTTATTAAAATATGGAGAATTAGAAGATAAGCTTCGAATGATTGATCTGGAAGAGGACAACATTCTCAAAAAATCAGAGCAAAGCTTTCAAATAGCCCTTCAGGCAATTAATCAGTTGAGAGATGATTTGAAGGGTGATCGGTTGTGTTCACAAACCGATGAAATCTACTTTTTCAAGGAGATCAAACCGAAATTCGTTAGTAAGCTCATCTACCACCTCAGCGTATTCAATATTGAAACCAACAAACCTAACGGAGGAATCAAGGTAAAACGTAAATACTATCAAAATGAGTTAGATAAGCTCAAACGGTACTTCGACAACAACTTGGAATTTTACCGCTACTTTCGTACCCACAGTAATTATCTGGATCACAAATATTTTGTCAGAGGCAAACAGGACATAAGACTAACGCTTGACTCTTTCTTCTTTGAAACCGATCCAGATTTCTCTACTAGCCACGATTTCAAGGTTTCCAATATCCTTGCCAATGATTTGCTCAATGTCTATCTGGAAGATGAGTTGAACAAGCTGAGCTTGAGAGATTTAAATAACGGGAAATCACAAGTCGAACCGAAAGTGAAAATGACATGGACAGACTCCAAAGTAGCTCTGATTGAGCTAATGTACGCACTCCATGCCCGTGGAGTCTTTAACCATGGCAGTGCAGACTTGAAAGAAATTTCCAAATGTTTGGAAGACACTTTTGGAGTTGATTTAGGGCAATACCACCGCACTTTCCTCGAAATCCGCATCAGAAAGACAGGAAGGACAAAATTCCTCGATTCACTTCATGAAAGCCTTATCCGTAGAATGGATGAAGCTGATGAGAAATAA
- a CDS encoding copper-translocating P-type ATPase: MEKHNHDHHKHHHHEHGSETKKSQLSDHQTNNKSDHQHEHHDHHAMMIEDFKKRFWVSLVLTVPILALSHMIQQLLGFELTFFGDQYVLFGLSTIVFFYGGWPFLKGLWDELKDKNPGMMTLIAVAITVAYVYSSAVVFGLEGMDFFWELVTLIVIMLLGHWIEMKSVMGASRALELLVQMMPSEAHLVQGDQIKDIKVDELKKEDIILIKANEKIPADGTVVDGESHLDESMLTGESKPVKKSKGDQVIGGSVNGSQSIKVKVSKTGKESYLNKVITLVEEAQKAKSKTQNLANVAARWLTFIAIGAGTITLFTWISLGKPLDFALERMVTVMVISCPHALGLAIPLVVAISTAVSAGKGLLIRNRTAFENARKITAMVFDKTGTLTEGKFGVSRHESLSDDIAKEELLSFVASLEQQSEHPIAQGIVKAAKEAKLKLKKVENFESLTAKGIQGKIDGKSWKVVSPRYLKENKIEIPEKAGSDAAETIVFALREEKLIGFIALSDKIREESSKAIETLREKGMKLYMATGDNEKTAKAVSDKLGLDGYYSEVLPHQKVEIIKKLQKEGHFVAMTGDGVNDAPALAQANVGIAVGSGTDVAAETADIILVNSNPKDIANLVLFGRATYNKMIQNLAWATGYNAIALPLATGFIPGLVISPAIGAVFMSLSTVIVAINAQLLKRKMIS; encoded by the coding sequence ATGGAAAAGCATAACCACGATCATCACAAGCATCACCATCATGAGCATGGTAGCGAGACTAAAAAGTCCCAATTATCAGATCATCAAACCAACAACAAATCAGACCATCAGCATGAACACCATGACCACCATGCCATGATGATCGAGGATTTCAAAAAGCGTTTTTGGGTTTCATTGGTGCTCACCGTACCAATCCTTGCATTATCTCACATGATCCAGCAATTACTGGGGTTTGAGCTTACCTTTTTCGGTGATCAGTACGTCCTTTTTGGGCTTTCCACCATAGTCTTCTTTTATGGGGGCTGGCCTTTTCTCAAAGGACTTTGGGACGAGCTGAAAGACAAAAACCCCGGCATGATGACCCTGATTGCAGTGGCCATTACCGTGGCTTATGTGTACAGCTCGGCTGTGGTGTTTGGCTTGGAAGGGATGGATTTTTTCTGGGAGTTGGTCACACTGATTGTCATCATGCTGCTGGGGCATTGGATCGAGATGAAATCTGTAATGGGAGCATCAAGGGCACTTGAATTGCTGGTGCAAATGATGCCTTCCGAGGCGCATCTGGTACAGGGAGACCAAATCAAGGACATCAAAGTGGATGAACTGAAAAAAGAAGACATCATCCTGATAAAAGCCAATGAGAAAATACCTGCGGACGGCACAGTGGTGGATGGAGAAAGTCATCTGGACGAAAGCATGCTCACCGGTGAGAGCAAGCCGGTGAAAAAATCCAAAGGCGACCAGGTCATTGGCGGATCGGTAAATGGCAGCCAGTCGATCAAAGTAAAGGTGTCCAAAACCGGGAAAGAAAGCTACCTCAACAAAGTGATCACGCTGGTAGAAGAAGCTCAGAAAGCTAAATCGAAAACTCAAAACCTGGCCAATGTTGCCGCCAGATGGCTCACTTTCATCGCCATTGGTGCGGGTACTATTACGTTGTTTACCTGGATCAGCTTGGGTAAGCCTTTAGATTTTGCATTGGAACGAATGGTGACCGTCATGGTTATATCCTGTCCACATGCGTTGGGTTTGGCCATACCGCTGGTAGTAGCCATTTCCACTGCTGTTTCAGCAGGAAAAGGCTTGCTGATCCGTAACCGTACTGCTTTTGAAAATGCCCGGAAGATTACCGCAATGGTGTTTGACAAAACAGGTACGTTGACCGAAGGAAAGTTTGGGGTTTCCCGCCATGAGAGTCTGTCGGATGACATAGCCAAAGAGGAGCTTTTGTCATTTGTCGCTTCGCTAGAACAGCAATCGGAGCATCCCATAGCGCAGGGAATTGTGAAAGCAGCGAAAGAGGCAAAACTAAAACTGAAAAAGGTAGAAAATTTTGAATCGCTGACGGCCAAGGGTATTCAGGGCAAGATCGATGGGAAAAGCTGGAAGGTGGTCAGCCCAAGGTACCTGAAGGAAAACAAAATAGAGATACCAGAAAAAGCTGGCTCTGATGCAGCTGAAACCATAGTGTTTGCCCTCAGGGAAGAAAAACTTATTGGGTTCATTGCCCTGTCGGATAAGATCAGGGAAGAAAGCTCCAAGGCCATCGAAACGCTTCGGGAAAAAGGTATGAAACTGTATATGGCCACTGGTGACAATGAGAAAACGGCCAAAGCAGTAAGCGATAAACTTGGGCTGGATGGCTACTATAGCGAGGTGCTTCCACACCAAAAAGTAGAGATTATCAAGAAGCTTCAGAAGGAAGGCCACTTTGTGGCTATGACGGGTGATGGGGTAAATGATGCCCCTGCATTGGCACAAGCCAATGTGGGCATTGCTGTAGGTTCCGGTACCGATGTGGCTGCCGAGACAGCCGATATCATATTGGTCAACAGCAACCCAAAAGACATTGCCAACCTGGTACTGTTTGGCAGGGCCACTTACAACAAAATGATCCAGAACCTCGCTTGGGCTACCGGCTACAACGCGATTGCATTGCCGCTGGCCACAGGCTTTATTCCAGGTCTGGTGATCAGTCCTGCAATAGGTGCAGTATTCATGAGCCTGAGTACGGTCATTGTGGCCATTAATGCGCAATTGCTGAAAAGGAAGATGATAAGCTGA
- a CDS encoding YciI family protein, which produces MKYFILTYTTVEDYIERRMPFRDVHLGLAAEFQQMGVLIMAGALNPADKAVLVFQCDDESLVEEFVSRDPYVKNGLITTWEIRE; this is translated from the coding sequence ATGAAATACTTCATACTTACATATACCACTGTTGAGGATTACATAGAACGAAGAATGCCTTTCAGGGATGTTCACCTGGGTCTTGCTGCTGAATTTCAGCAAATGGGGGTGTTGATCATGGCCGGGGCTCTTAACCCTGCGGATAAAGCGGTTTTGGTTTTCCAATGTGACGATGAGTCGCTGGTAGAAGAATTTGTTTCAAGAGACCCCTATGTTAAAAACGGGTTGATTACCACTTGGGAAATCAGGGAGTAG
- a CDS encoding DUF2911 domain-containing protein: protein MNKLIYTLALGLLIVSCQNKKGENGGHEHHQPEKAPTEQSDNSKKSIPQEAHGNVGDTHITIKYHSPAVRERVIWGGLVPYGEVWVTGAHSATNIEFSKAIQVVETTIPKGKYAFFTIPGQDRWTLILNKNWEQHLADDYDQADDVIRFEVTAETEMPLSERLTYTIEDKGEGSGAIRMSWEKLSISLPFKTD from the coding sequence ATGAACAAACTGATTTACACACTTGCACTGGGATTGCTGATCGTATCCTGCCAAAACAAAAAAGGTGAAAATGGTGGTCACGAACACCATCAGCCGGAAAAAGCACCTACTGAGCAATCGGACAACTCGAAAAAGAGCATCCCTCAGGAAGCGCATGGCAATGTGGGTGATACGCACATTACCATCAAGTACCACTCACCCGCAGTGCGGGAAAGGGTCATCTGGGGAGGTTTGGTACCCTATGGCGAAGTTTGGGTGACAGGTGCACACAGTGCCACCAATATAGAATTTTCCAAAGCAATCCAGGTCGTAGAAACTACGATACCAAAAGGGAAGTATGCATTCTTTACCATTCCCGGACAGGACCGTTGGACATTGATCCTAAACAAAAACTGGGAGCAGCACCTGGCCGATGATTACGATCAGGCAGATGATGTCATCAGGTTTGAGGTAACAGCAGAAACGGAAATGCCGCTTTCAGAACGGCTAACTTATACCATTGAAGACAAGGGTGAAGGCTCGGGTGCTATCCGCATGTCATGGGAAAAGCTCAGTATTTCCCTTCCCTTTAAAACAGATTAA